The following coding sequences lie in one Epinephelus moara isolate mb chromosome 17, YSFRI_EMoa_1.0, whole genome shotgun sequence genomic window:
- the actn3b gene encoding alpha-actinin-3b, with translation MTAVETQIQYSNSYTIHHEEAYMTQEEDWDRDLLLDPAWEKQQRKTFTAWCNSHLRKAGTQIENIEEDFRNGLKLMLLLEVISGERLPKPDKGKMRFHKIANVNKALDFICSKGVKLVSIGAEEIVDGNVKMTLGMIWTIILRFAIQDISVEETSAKEGLLLWCQRKTAPYRNVNVQNFHISWKDGLALCALIHRHRPDLIDYSKLRKDDPIGNLNTAFEVAEKFLDIPKMLDAEDIVNTPKPDEKAIMTYVSCFYHAFAGAEQAETAANRICKVLAVNQENEKLMEEYEKLASELLEWIRRTIPWLENRVAEQTMRAMQQKLEDFRDYRRIHKPPRVQEKCQLEINFNTLQTKLRLSNRPAFMPSEGKMVSDIANAWKGLEGVEKGYEEWLLTEIRRLERLDHLAEKFKQKCNMHESWTAGKEDLLSQKDYESASLMEIRALMRKHEAFESDLAAHQDRVEQIAAIAQELNELDYHDAASVNARCQGICDQWDNLGTLTQKRRDALERVEKLWETIDQLYLEFAKRAAPFNNWMDGAMEDLQDMFIVHSIEEIQSLITAHDQFKATLPEADKERMATMGIHNEILKIAQTYGIKLSGINPYTNLSPQDISTKWDTVKHLVPLRDQMLQEEVARQQANERLRRQFAAQANIIGPWIQTKMEEISHVSVDIAGSLEEQMNSLKQYEQNIINYKSNIDKLEGDHQLSQESLIFDNKHTNYTMEHVRVGWEQLLTTIARTINEVENQILTRDAKGISQEQLNEFRASFNHFDRKRNGMMDPDDFRACLISMGYDLGEVEFARIMTLVDPNNTGVVTFQAFIDFMTRETAETDTAEQVMASFKILASDKNYITVEELRRELPPEQAEYCISRMTRYIGADCPSGALDYISFSSALYGESDL, from the exons accTTCACAGCTTGGTGTAACTCCCACTTGAGGAAGGCCGGGACACAGATTGAGAACATTGAAGAGGATTTCAGAAATGGCCTCAAActcatgctgctgctggaggtcatttcaG gtgaAAGGCTGCCCAAACCCGACAAAGGCAAGATGCGTTTCCACAAGATCGCCAACGTGAATAAAGCTCTGGACTTCATCTGCAGCAAGGGGGTCAAGCTGGTGTCTATCGGTGCTGAGG aaatTGTTGACGGTAATGTGAAGATGACCCTTGGTATGATCTGGACCATCATCCTGCGTTTCGCCATCCAGGACATCTCTgtggaag AGACCTCTGCTAAGGAGGGTCTGCTGCTGTGGTGCCAGAGGAAGACTGCCCCCTACAGGAACGTCAATGTGCAGAACTTCCACATCAG TTGGAAGGACGGCCTGGCTCTGTGCGCCCTCATCCACAGACACAGACCTGACCTCATTGACTACTCCAAACTGAGAAAG GACGACCCCATTGGTAACCTGAACACTGCTTTCGAGGTGGCTGAGAAGTTCCTGGACATCCCCAAGATGCTTGACGCTGAAG ATATTGTGAACACACCCAAACCTGATGAGAAGGCCATCATGACCTACGTGTCCTGCTTCTACCACGCCTTCGCTGGCGCTGAGCAG GCTGAGACCGCTGCCAACCGTATCTGCAAGGTGCTGGCCGTCAACCAGGAGAATGAGAAACTGATGGAGGAGTACGAGAAGCTGGCCAGTGAG CTGCTGGAGTGGATTCGCCGCACCATCCCCTGGCTGGAGAACCGCGTGGCGGAGCAGACCATGCGCGCCATGCAGCAGAAGCTGGAGGATTTCCGTGACTACCGCCGCATCCACAAGCCACCCCGCGTGCAGGAGAAATGCCAGCTGGAGATCAACTTCAACACTCTGCAGACCAAGCTGAGGCTTAGCAACAGGCCCGCCTTCATGCCGTCCGAGGGAAAGATGGTGTCG gaTATTGCCAATGCCTGGAAGGGTCTGGAAGGGGTGGAGAAGGGTTATGAGGAGTGGCTGCTGACTGAGATCCGCCGCCTGGAGAGACTTGATCACTTGGCTGAGAAGTTCAAGCAGAAGTGCAATATGCATGAGTCGTGGACTGCAG gtaaGGAGGACCTGCTGTCCCAGAAGGACTACGAGTCGGCATCTCTGATGGAGATCAGAGCCCTGATGAGGAAGCACGAGGCATTCGAGAGCGACCTTGCCGCTCACCAGGACAGAGTGGAGCAGATCGCTGCCATCGCCCAGGAGCTGAA TGAGCTGGACTACCATGATGCTGCCTCAGTCAACGCCCGCTGCCAGGGCATCTGTGACCAGTGGGACAACCTGGGCACCCTCACCCAGAAGAGGAGGGACGCACTGGAG cgtGTGGAGAAACTGTGGGAGACTATTGACCAGCTGTACCTGGAGTTTGCCAAGAGAGCAGCGCCCTTCAACAACTGGATGGATGGAGCCATGGAGGACCTGCAGGACATGTTCATTGTCCACAGCATTGAGGAGATTCAG AGTCTGATCACCGCTCACGACCAGTTCAAGGCCACTCTGCCCGAGGCCGACAAGGAGCGCATGGCCACCATGGGCATCCACAACGAGATCCTGAAGATCGCCCAGACCTACGGCATCAAGCTGTCTGGAATCAACCCTTACACCAACCTCAGCCCCCAGGACATCAGCACTAAGTGGGACACT GTGAAGCACCTTGTTCCCCTCAGAGACCAAATGCTCCAGGAGGAGGTGGCCAGACAGCAGGCCAACGAGAGGCTGAGGCGCCAGTTTGCCGCCCAGGCCAACATCATTGGACCCTGGATTCAAACCAAGATGGAG GAGATCAGCCACGTGTCTGTGGACATCGCCGGCTCCCTGGAGgaacagatgaacagcctgaaGCAGTACGAACAGAACATCATCAACTACAAATCCAACATCGACAAGCTGGAGGGAGACCACCAGCTCAGCCAGGAGTCCCTCATCTTCGACAACAAGCACACCAACTACACCATGGAG CATGTGCGCGTGGGCTGGGAGCAGCTGCTCACCACCATCGCCAGAACCATCAACGAGGTGGAGAACCAGATCCTGACCCGCGACGCCAAGGGCATCAGCCAGGAGCAGCTCAACGAGTTCAGGGCCTCCTTCAACCACTTCGACAGG AAGAGAAACGGCATGATGGATCCAGACGACTTCCGTGCCTGCCTCATCTCCATGGGTTACGATCTG GGTGAGGTGGAGTTTGCTCGCATCATGACTTTGGTGGACCCCAACAACACAGGCGTGGTGACCTTCCAGGCCTTCATCGACTTCATGACCCGCGAGACCGCCGAGACTGACACTGCAGAACAAGTCATGGCCTCCTTCAAGATCCTGGCTTCAGACAAG aactacatcacagtggaggagctgCGCAGAGAGCTGCCGCCCGAGCAGGCCGAGTACTGTATCAGCCGCATGACTAGGTACATCGGAGCCGACTGCCCCTCCGGCGCCCTGGACTACATCTCCTTCTCCAGCGCCCTCTACGGAGAGAGCGACTTATAA